The proteins below are encoded in one region of Xenopus laevis strain J_2021 chromosome 8L, Xenopus_laevis_v10.1, whole genome shotgun sequence:
- the tbx22.L gene encoding T-box transcription factor TBX22, with amino-acid sequence MSLSSKAHAFSVESLVGKSIKRKLMESKEEMQQVGDRDNGEDATEGTTEAPRQEKTAQKPLTLGIPSPDTDPEYRHRQESVQVELQGSELWRRFHDIGTEMIITKAGRRMFPSMRIKVKGLDPSKQYYIAMDVTPVDSKRYRYVYHSSQWMVAGNTDHSCITPRLYIHPDSPCSGETWMRQIVSFDRIKLTNNEMDDKGHIILQSMHKYKPRVHIIVQDSRFDLSQIQSLPAEGVKTFSFKETEFTTVTAYQNQQITKLKIDRNPFAKGFRDPGRNRGVLDGLLETYPWRPPITIDFKAFGAETPGGSSGSSPITSSGGAPSPLLSPSCSPPSFHLPTSSHGLACSENCLHNINMPLCYKICPTNILRQRALLFANQDKLGSPSSQVPSVMVDVPLFSPFGISKTNKLETFKGQCLQAPSAANQMLYGLPTPGSVLPSSSISPETLNCSLHSPYGFYGYNLSVPPHLITAANHLRMSDSFPSSFRDVRCNNFHWQPSLNHCL; translated from the exons ATGTCTCTGAGCTCCAAAGCTCACGCCTTTTCAGTGGAATCACTAGTGGGGAAATCTATTAAGAGGAAATTAATGGAGAGCAAAGAAGAGATGCAACAAGTAGGGGACCGGGACAACGGGGAAGACGCTACAGAGGGGACAACAGAAGCCCCAAGGCAGGAGAAAACTG CCCAGAAACCCCTCACTCTTGGGATCCCCTCTCCGGACACCGACCCCGAATACCGTCACCGGCAGGAGTCAGTGCAGGTGGAGCTGCAGGGCTCCGAACTATGGCGGAGATTCCACGACATCGGCACCGAAATGATCATCACTAAAGCTGGGAG GAGAATGTTCCCTTCCATGCGGATTAAAGTCAAAGGCCTGGATCCTTCCAAGCAATATTACATCGCTATGGATGTCACTCCTGTGGACTCCAAAAGATACAG GTATGTCTATCACAGCTCTCAGTGGATGGTTGCAGGGAACACAGACCATTCCTGTATTACCCCAAGACTGTACATTCACCCGGATTCACCTTGTTCCGGAGAGACCTGGATGAGGCAAATCGTTAGCTTTGACAGGATTAAACTGACCAACAATGAGATGGACGACAAAGGACAT attatttTGCAGTCGATGCACAAGTACAAGCCTCGTGTGCATATTATTGTCCAGGACTCCAGATTTGACTTGTCTCAGATACAGTCTCTGCCAGCTGAAGGGGTTAAAACATTCTCATTCAAAGAAACAGAATTCACAACAGTAACAGCTTACCAAAACCAACAA ataACAAAACTGAAAATCGACAGAAATCCCTTTGCTAAAGGATTCAGAGACCCTGGAAGGAATAG gGGTGTACTGGATGGCCTTCTAGAAACCTACCCTTGGAGACCGCCTATTACCATAGACTTTAAAGCCTTTGGAGCTGAGACACCTG GAGGCAGCTCTGGTTCCTCACCTATCACTTCCAGCGGGGGAGCTCCATCACCTTTGCTGTCTCCGTCCTGCTCGCCTCCATCATTTCACCTGCCCACGAGTAGCCATGGACTCGCCTGTTCTGAAAACTGTCTGCACAATATCAATATGCCCCTGTGCTATAAGATTTGTCCTACAAACATTCTGAGACAGCGGGCACTACTCTTTGCCAATCAGGATAAACTTGGAAGCCCAAGCTCACAGGTTCCATCAGTAATGGTGGATGTTCCATTGTTTTCACCCTTTGGCATCTCAAAAACCAACAAACTTGAAACGTTTAAGGGACAGTGTCTCCAAGCCCcttcagctgccaatcaaatgtTGTATGGATTACCTACACCTGGAAGCGTTTTGCCCTCAAGTTCCATTTCACCGGAAACGCTTAATTGCTCTTTACATTCTCCGTATGGCTTTTATGGGTACAACCTTTCCGTACCACCTCACTTGATCACAGCAGCAAACCATTTAAGAATGTCTGACAGTTTTCCAAGTTCCTTCAGAGATGTCCGATGCAATAACTTTCACTGGCAGCCATCACTCAATCATTGCCTGTAG